The DNA region CGTATGAATGATGTAGTgaattagaaaaattcaaagaGGAGATGAGATTATTAAGACCCTACGTGGGACGCGGGGTCCACAGGCATATGGGTTGGGACGCCGTAGTTTTTTGTCTGATGTGTAGGTAAATAATCTATGTCTGCATCCAACGGGACGGGCGACCAACGTCAGATTCGCCGGGCGACCCACGTCAGATTTGCCGGTCCTGCAGCGGCAGAAAGCCGTGACGTCATCTCCACAtattaacaaaacaaaatagtGCAACTTCCCTTTCCCTCTGCCCTGCAGTGTGGGCCGTTGCTCCAGCACGAACTTACCCACCCCCTCCATGGCAGTGGCAGATCAACTCGTACATGtacgtatatatgtatatacatacatatatacgttCATGACCAAGGTAAAACGCGTTCATTGACGTTCTCATAGAAGCAGGCATGCGGAAATAGTATCAAAGCGCGTAAAATTAATCTGAAGAAAACATAAAATCAGGGCCTACTTTTTTGGCAAAAAAATCAAGACCTAATGatttttctcctcttcttcttcccgaAATTTGCTTCTCCGAAATAGTAATCCAATAGGTGTTTACAAGTTTCAAGTTGACAATTTTTCATGAGAGTTGAGAAAATATCAAATAGattttttaattgtaataacatctattattaattcaaaaaaataaattgataaaaaacttaataaataataaatatagtcatagtttttttcttaattatataaatgctATCTATTTCCTTATTCTTACTCTACTATTTTCCTTTGCATTTTTCCCAAAATTACttataatttttacttttacttatccaaaacaattattattactttttcctggATAATTATAAACGCAAGGTTAacttaaaaaggaaaatctgTTTTTGTTACTCTTCCCTTGAATAGGGGAGAAGTAGGACAActaaaaaatagtaatttttCTAAGTAATGTTTAGATTGGAATTGGtgaagaaaatttgaagaaaattcatccaattttttattaggtaAACATGTTTTTagcaattttatattttttagcatgatttttttagttttatgaAACTTCTCCATAAGTTAACTGAcccatattttaaattagATATAGATAGTTTTTCTTGCTCACTatgaaagaaggaaaaaaattttgatgCCAAAACAAATGATACTCGGGACTGAGCtgttaaatttcaaatcatatatcttctatatatctatctatctgtATAATAAAGGGAAACTCCTCTAATATGAATCTATAAGAATACCTTTCagattcatccaaaaaaaaagaatacctTTCAGATTATTTTAAGAAACCAAATACAAATATACCActgcaaaatttttaatttattaataaaattaaaaggaaaatataatacCCAAAGTACGTGGAGTAATAATCACCCACTGCCAAGTGCCACCTCTCGTcccacaattttcatttttcttctcctcGCTCTCTCATTCTTATCTGTCTCGCGTATtcctctttcctttccttaAGACACaatctaattaatcaattacgTCCATTTGGTTTTCCTATGTATGAAAATATCTTAACAAGATCTAATGAAACATTGGAAGTGGTTAAActtataacataaaaataacacattaaatttctaaaagtacaagaaagaaaacagagagagaaaaagataatCTATACAACTCCGGGCATAGCACGGGTGCATATACGTACATTATTAAAGAGAGAGGCAAGCTTTTGAATAAAACATCAAGAGCGTCCCTCATTGTTCTTAgaaaaaatcttaataacttccaagaaaataaatatatgaataactaattaatcaatgcttaaagaaatgaaaaatttctTCCATATAGCTAatacttttaataatttattttaacaGTGCTATTTTTaactattatattttttaaaaagattcagtaagtataaattatattagtaatttatCGAAAAATGCTTGGAAGTGGAAACAAGAATTATGAACTTAACAAATTAATATCTATTggttaaataattaatttctttcgaCTTTGTGTTTAAGTTGAgttttaataattgaaatattggTGAGAGTTCACGTGTTTGTATAAGAGGTATTTCGCAAGTTAACCTGCAATAGTATTTTATGATCTTCCACAAACAGTTCTACTGCTTATGAGGTTCCGCATTTTCTTCTTTAGCGCGCAGTTATGCGTCCGTACTTCCTCATCAGCTCTAACACTGCCAAACCAAGCCAAAGTGCAACATTTTTGTAAAAGGAGTAACGTTTAGTATGCGTAACCAATTTGTTATTAAAAATTCCAATCTCGAGTGAGGATGTGCGGACTAAAGTGATTTACGTCTGTCTGTGGGATCGAGGGGACAAGTGACCATCCACCGAGCATGCCATACCAATCTCACTGGTAGTGGTAATTCTAGCAATCCATGTCGAGGTTATGATTTGCCCCGATACAGAAAAATATGCATGGCGAACATGGGCGAAGTCGTGATTTTCTTTCAATGAGAATAAAAGACATCTATAATGCATATATGTTTTTACAGTAGGGACAAAATcctaaaaaaatcataatttatggggcaaaacttaaaaaagataatataatttatgagCAAAATATTGGGGAAGCCACAAATTTCCCCCCGGGGGGGGCGGGTGGTGTTGTGTGGCGGGGGGGACACTGTGGCTCCGCCCTTGGTGGGGAAAGTTTGCCTTATATGCCGATTGCATCAACATTGTATCGGGAAAAATTGGTCTGTGAAAATTAGCTTAGACAATACAAAATAATGGTGTCAGCCAACATTTAGCGAGAATATTTTAGATGGTCTTATTTTAAATAACGTggtgagaaaaaatgtgattttttaatgaagaataattatgacatAGTTTCATGTAATTTAATTGGTACTTCCTCACGGTATATGGCGAGATAGGATCACTCAATAACTTCTCATACTTAGCATGTGCCGACACATATTTTATTGTCAAAGATTGTATTTGCTGACACATCAAAATGCATTGCCATAAGTTAACAAAAGTTGTCTTTTGCGACCCAATATAGTGTGTCAGGAAAGACCCCTTTTTTTTGGacaaattacattatatatcctatgatttcactttttttttttcaaatttatcatatgctagcttttaaaattatcccatggtttatatttttttctttctaaatttattCCGCCATTATattttccgtcaacatttaacggtCTTGTCACTGTGACCCTTTACTCGgaatatatttgagaaaaaaaattaaaatcatgggattgatttgaaatttaCTTATGTTTTATTAACGGAAATATAacgccgtgatagatttggaaaaaaaaaatgtaaaccatgagatatttttgataattttaaaagtatatgatagatttgaaaataagGTGAAACCATAAAATATATGAGGTAAaaatctcttttttctcttccatTGAAGTATTTGTGTTGGGATAcattcaaaatttgaaaaaaaaaattggaaagttCAAGCAGGAAAATTCCTGCTTCTCACTCTTCCATTTCAAAATCCCAATTTTTTaaggtggtgtttgataaattaaatacttaaaatttaagtacttaattagttaaagaaaaaaatgtatagGAAGAGAGTATGAATGATAAGGGCGAGAAAATTTTTGTGAGGGATAGAGAGTATCAACaagtgaaaaatgacttattttattgagtcaaaattttttactgACTCGTTAAGTGGATTTTGACTTCATCATTAAGTAGATAATATCATTATCGGtcatctttctctttctctcttattCATTTTCCCatgtaattaaattataattaacttttaaacacttatttaattaagttgtaaACAAACCAcgacttatttaattaagttgcaATAGTCCTAGTTTTGTGCTCGTGTGCCTTTCATCGTGCTCCATGGAAATCCCAGCTCCTGTCTCTTCGACGATCTTCCTATTTTTAAAAGGCTCAAGCTCGATGAGTCTTTCTTCTCTAGCACTCCTCTTTGCAACAGtgggagaagggaagggaaTGGTTGCATCTCTTGGGCTTGAAAGCCCAACTCCAGTTTTTGTCTGGGCCAAGGCCCAAATACATTGGGCCATTTACTGTTTCACTTTCACCCCCCTGGGAAAGAATGGGAGGGGGGGAAGGGAACGGCGAATTGGCGTCTTTGAATTCTCCGCAAGCTcgctttttcttcttcttctgcgaACTGGAAAGTGGCGAGTGAGTGTGGATCAGTGTCAGCTCAGCCATGGCAGCCTCTGCTCCGAGCTCCATCTTCTTCCCTCAGCCTATCAGCCAGTCAAAGGGGCCTcatctctctcccctctctctccccctctcgcGATCTCATCCCCTCTCGTTGAAATCACACCGCCCTTCAAATCTCAGGATCAGATGCTCCTCCAGTGGCGACGGAGACAGCTCCGACATCCCGATTGAGAAGAGTAAGCTGAGCTCTCTTTCTGAATTACCCACTTGTCAGAATGTGATTGGTATTCGTTAATGGGGTTCATAGGTTGTCTTGAAAATGCTCGTTCGGCCGGCCCTATGCGCATAGGAAAGGCAGGAAATTTGTCGGGCATTGCCTATATTTTGCATTACCTATGTTATCTTTTAGTGGCATATTAATCGAGTTCGTTTTGCCTGTTGGCACACTTCCTGCTTTGTGCTTTTCTGGTTGTTCGACCGGAAAATGGAATGATTGGGTGATGAGTTTAGAATGATGAGTAGATGAGGAAGTCAAAATGATGAGTATTGAGTAGTGGAAAGAGATGAATTGCGGGAAAACTTGAGGGAATTATAGAGGAATTTTATTGGAACTTCCGGCGGCGACAGTCGATTGATGATTGCAGGAACATTTAGTAACAATACTTATGATAAGTAACACTGGTTAATATCATTTGTCTTCCTAAGTAATCGTATGTATCGTGCAATCACTTTATTGCTTGCTACTCTGCATTCCTGATAGTGGAATACCTTGTTTTATCGTGATGAGTgggtaaataaaaaaaaatgaagcatTCATCTGAATCATTTCTTGCAGAATATCCGGCATTCCCCACAGTGATGGATATCAATCAGATACGCGAGATTTTGCCTCATAGGTGCGTGATTTGAATGCTAAAGGCACATCAATCCATTCTTTTGTTTGATGGGTTGTGATTATTTTTGGATTGTGTTTTTCTAGGTTTCCGTTTCTCCTAGTTGATAGAGTAATCGAGTACAAACCTGGTGTCTCTGCGGTTGCAATAAAGAATGTCACTATTAATGACAACTTCTTTCCTGGGCATTTTCCTGAGAGGCCCATAATGCCTGGTGTTCTCATGGTTGAGGTAAGGATGCTTGTGAAGATAACTTTTGATCCGTGATTACTGCCCTTGACTTGTTATTCGATAGATGGATTTTCTTTCTAGGAGTTTCTATAGTCCTTGAATCAAAGTTAAGATTGCATAGGGCATTTGCCACTTTAACTTTTGTTAGCTTTTCCCATTCTTCTGATGTATTGAATTACAGCAGCCATAGGGGCAGCATCTCCAATTTCATGGTCTGCAGCGATCAATTTGGATCTGTTCTTCCATGACATGTTATGAAAATTAAGTTGAATGACTTAGCTAATTTCCCATGTTATATTCATTGTGAGATGTGAGAATGTAAGTATACAACTATGTGCGTCCTGAGGCCACTTCCTGTTTTGTCAATAGGTACGGCTAAATAACCTtgttaaataaaagaatagatAAGCATAAACATCAATGCATGTTCTGGCCAGGATCAATGATGAACTTCTGATGATCAGATGCTTCTAATGAATCTAAGCTCATCTTGGCTTATGCAAGACTCAGAGTTTCCTTGATTTAGTCTCTGCAGCAAGTCAAACATGAATAACTGACATTTAGGCAGTTTTAAGGAGTAGATTTCCAGTATGTTGATACTTTTAAAGCCTATCAGGGAGAAGTTTCCGCGAGATTGATGTTAATGGCCTGTTTCTAAGTATGACATTAATGGTTGGTGCAAATTCAAAGTAACCCTGTAAATAGAGGAGAGAAGGAGGAGTAGACAAGAAATTATGAATGGGTTGAAAGTACTCTTTTCACCAAAATATGAGTGAGAGGGGCATATAAGATGTTTGAGTGCTACTAGAATAATCTTTCTCACAATTTAAACCTAGAAAGGAAGTGGAGAAGTTGAAAGCcgataaagaaaatcaaattacGATGGGTGTTTATTCATCCATTAAGATTTTCCATGGGTAGGCTCCCGAAGGTTAAGGCCTCCAAATCATTCCTCAGGCTAGGAGACAGGTCCCTGATGGAAAGGTGGAAGGAACCTTGAGCACAAGACCTTATTGATTTGATGGTACTAAGTGGAAGGGTCATCTCTCCACGAGAAAAGCTATTTTCAAGAATTGACTTCTTTATAAATCTGAAGGAGGCAATGACTAGGAAATAATACGAGTTATGAAACAAAACTGAATGTTACCATATTGGCAAGACGGGAGTATCGTAAATTTGAAGTAAAATCCAACATTTTAAAAGTATAACCATCTCCTAAGATTGCTTGTATAATAAATAATCCTGAAGATTTTGACTGATCCCTCACTTAATTCCCGGGTTAAGAATTTGCACTATGAGTTATTGTATCATGATTAAAGGGCTTGATGTTCTGGGTATACCGACAGAGACCCTTACGGGATGGTTTGGGCCCTTCCTCTGACCGCGTGCTAAATACTGTAGCATAAAATCTGCCCTGAGCATGTTTATCACGCTCTTGATACTGGAGCACATGTTGCAGACCTGAAGTTTGAGGGGTCTGAAGTTTGAGGAGAAATAAGTTTCAATGAAGATTCATGCGCATCTCCTTGCTTAGGATCATAATTGTTAAATAGGAAGATTGTTTAcattcttccattttttttccttcctttctgAGACTTCTGTCTGAAGTTTTGAACTTATTTAGCTGGCACTAACTAGggaagttttttttattccaGGCAATGGCTCAGGTAGGTGGAATAGTCATGCTGCAGCCTGAAGTGGGAGGTTCTCGGGAGAACTTCTTCTTTGCAGGAATCGACAAGGTCAGGTTCAGGAAGCCCGTGATTGCTGGAGATACCTTGGTCATGAGGATGACGCTTGTGAAGCTTCAGAAGCGTTTCGGAATCGCTAAGATGGAAGGGAAGGCGTATGTTGGTGGAGAAGTAGTTTGTGAAGGTGAGTTCTTGATGGCCATGGGAAGTGATTGATTTGCAGGTACATTCTTGTTTATCCACAGACTTCAGTTTTGATTGCTTAGTTCAGAGGGAACCTAGGCTTGTTTGTATGGTGATTATGTGACTGAGGGGATGgattttttctcaaatgacCGGAAATAATAGCTGTTCTAACATCAACATGGTTTGTTCTCACATACGCATAATGCGCCTATCCTTGGTCTCGTTTCATCTTTTCTTCCGTCATAAATTGCTGAAACATACGAAGGATAAACATTTGAGGTGATCAAGCGAAATATGAATTAGGCGGAAAGAGCATAAGGCTAGCCAATGATGACAGACTTGGGGGGCTGTGTTGGAGTCGGTTTCCAAGTTAGGGGCTGTAACGGGGTCTTAGGAAGAATAAATTTTCTCGATGACAGGAGAGTTTCAGGAATCCTTATAATTCGTCAGCCATTATTGTTTTAAACATATCCTTTTTAAGTTTTACTGACTCCATCCATTTCTTTATATAGCATGACAGTTGTTTATTCATAGGAGCAATAATAGAGATGAAATCGAACCTCGAAAAAGCAGAATTGCTATGCCCAAGCTGTTGTGCTGACCTATAAACTGCACAAATTGCGCAATGCTCTAACCCTTGTCAAAGCAGTGCTTTGCAAAAGCCTTGGATTATGGTTCATCCTTCATATTTAAAGTACCGCGCGTGCCTTGTCGACATCATCGTGGGCCCTCCTCCGATGCACATACACGCATCATTTTGGCTTTCTACCACGCTATCACAGCCGTTTTGGTAAATGCCGTGGGACCCGCACCATTGAACGGCTGATATCAATTTGAGGTGAATATACAGTCCGGGCAAGAATTACCGCACACAGTATGGGATTCGGAATCTCGGGAGTGGTACGTGGAGGAAGACGATTGGTGGTTCGCGATTGTATCTGTTTGCTCTAATCGCAGGCCAATGAAAGATCCGGTGAGTGGACATCTACACTTTTAATATCTGCCCATCTTTCTTCTTGTCAATGAGGAGTGGAGAATGGAATCAAATAGCAGTGAGTGAGGGGGAGGCCCCTGCCTCTTTATGAACCCATCATAGAGCCTTTTGTCCATATTGGTCTTATAAGTTGGTAGGGGACATCAATtattatacacacacacacacacacacacacacaatatCAATAAAGGAAGAAGGGATTATATAAATGGGCATCTCTTTGCCTACAACCATACACGTTGCCTTTGGTgccatcttttttctttccgaTTCTTGATTGTACGGTTAAAATCGATTGCTATCTGCTTATCTGGCTTGCCAGTCTCTCTCACATAGTGTTTCGGGTCTTGCCCGGTGTGTTGATTCGTGACTCTGCTGGGCATGgcatttcattttcctttgacAGCAGAGCGTGATATGTGGGGTTTCACTATGCTCTTAAAAGACATAGGTTTGAGATGTTTGGTTGGTTTGTTTataaaaattagtattttgaagGATTCGAATTCGAGGTATATACACAAGTAATAATCTCGGGGTCGATTTATGTTTAGGGCCTCTGGAAGAAGTTCCTTGAACGCCGTAACACGCGAATGGTACAATGAAATATTGCAGATCATCGCTTGAATGGAAATAGCAGCAAAAGATGGGGATCTCTAGATATGCTTCTGGAGACCCTAAAAGAGACTATCGTGCTCCCTACGGACCGCAGTGACGGGACATAAATTGGATTTGCGGCCTCAGGAGACCGGATGTGATGCAGGCACCATCTTCCTCACCGAACCTCCCGTGCCACTTCCCGCTATTGAGTTAAATCAACTTTTTGATGAGCTTCGACACACTTTAGACAAAACTTTTGCATCTTCAAAGGATCATCCACCATGAAATCACATTCCATTTCCTCCCaaatgagaagaaaaatatgatgCGAATTCAATATAACTGTGGGGTCGTTCGTCTTTTTCCTTTGCTAGTACCTTTTGCATACGTTGTGTTTCGAATTTGTGAGGACTTGTGGGGTGCTAAGATATTCAATCCTCAAAAGGTGGGGTGgacatttttataaatattcctAATTTGGGGGACTTGACAGCTAAATAAAGTTTGAGccctttatctttttctctagggttaataaccaaaaaaaaaatattcacattttaatatttcttgcacgaattttttttcttaacctaaaaatgcacaaactttagatttgataacaattctagcacgTTATCAAAGTTTCCGTTAATTTGAACGGAATCGAGGCAACAGAGGGCGCCGACGACCCCAATCGGGGTATTAGACTCTGTTAGTTTAGCCGAATGGAATTGAAGTTGCAATTGAATGGCTAAAAGGCTAAATTGGTTGAGTTGACTTCAGATTGTGTTCGGgggttttaattgattaatcaaTTAGGAGGCTGAATTGAATCGGTGGCCGAAAGGCTTTTTAGGATTTTATTTAAGGctagatttttaatttttagttgATGGGAGGAGTGGCAGCGGAAGGAGAGAGGCGGGTCGGTGACAGCTTGATGGGAAGGCATCGGAGAGCCGGAGATGGGAGGCGTGGCCGCAGGGAGGACAGGCGCGGGTTGGCAGCGGCTTGAATCAATTGAATGTTGAATGTTGAATCCATTAAAGGCGGAGGCAATCCCAAGCGGAATCGATTGAATgttgaatttttcttatttgattTGCAATTTTGCAGGGTGTTCTGTGTTTTTTGAAGGCGAAAGTTCAATAAGAGGACGATGGAGCTAAatagcttctttttttttcctgaaaaatataaacttgttATTTGATGTATTGAACTGGTCAATTGGGTTCGATTTAATGTTGAACCAGATTTGACTCGTCCACAGGCGCAATTGTGCGTCGTCGAGAAGATGCATTGTAAAAAATATCGAAAGTTAAAAATTGAGAAGTGGATATTTAAGTAGAAAGAATTTGGACATGCGTAGAGTTTAGATCTTACATAATCTGAtctaatagttaaaaaaaaaaattcacagtGATT from Punica granatum isolate Tunisia-2019 chromosome 3, ASM765513v2, whole genome shotgun sequence includes:
- the LOC116201930 gene encoding uncharacterized protein LOC116201930: MAASAPSSIFFPQPISQSKGPHLSPLSLPLSRSHPLSLKSHRPSNLRIRCSSSGDGDSSDIPIEKKYPAFPTVMDINQIREILPHRFPFLLVDRVIEYKPGVSAVAIKNVTINDNFFPGHFPERPIMPGVLMVEAMAQVGGIVMLQPEVGGSRENFFFAGIDKVRFRKPVIAGDTLVMRMTLVKLQKRFGIAKMEGKAYVGGEVVCEGEFLMAMGSD